The Malus domestica chromosome 13, GDT2T_hap1 genome includes a window with the following:
- the LOC103402632 gene encoding uncharacterized protein — translation MAGVSLNCGDCGTLLRSVEEAQEHAELSSHSNFSESTEAVLNLVCSSCGKPRRSKTESDLHTKRTGRTEFVDKTADAAKPISLEVPKATPSGSKEAVCASSHVPEEMVVPEVDKKLLEELEGMGFSTPRATRALHHSEKPDVNQNAIMRQRLREKGVEQDLGRLVATLKMGVRLADIHLSQTLRKAGALCTGYDLLGNASLEVAVNWVVEHENDPDIDEMPSV, via the exons ATGGCGGGCGTATCGCTCAATTGCGGCGACTGTGGGACTCTGCTGAGGTCGGTTGAGGAAGCCCAAGAGCATGCCGAGCTCAGCTCCCACTCCAACTTCTCTGAGTCCACGGAAGCTGTTCTCAATCTCGTTTGCTCTTCCTGCGGCAAACCTCGCCGATCCAAAACT GAAAGTGATTTGCACACCAAAAGAACAGGGCGTACTGAGTTTGTTGATAAGACTGCGGATGCAGCTAAACCAATAAGTTTGGAGGTTCCAAAGGCTACTCCTTCAGGGTCCAAAGAGGCTGTTTGTGCAAGTAGCCATGTGCCAGAAG AAATGGTCGTCCCGGAGGTTGACAAAAAGCTGCTTGAGGAACTTGAAGGAATGGGCTTTTCGACACCACGGGCAACCCGTGCACTTCACCATTCTG AAAAACCTGATGTGAACCAAAATGCGATTATGAGACAGAGGCTTAGGGAAAAAGGGGTAGAGCAAGACCTAGGGAGACT GGTT gcAACGctaaaaatgggggtaaggctagccgacattcacctctcccagaccctgcgtaaagcgggagccttgtgcactgggtacgaccttttaggCAACGCTAGCTTGGAGGTTGCTGTCAATTGGGTAGTTGAACATGAGAATGATCCGGACATTGATGAAATGCCTTCGGTATGA